GCCGCACCACACGGGCCTGTCCGGCCGCGGGAACGGCCGGCGCCTGTACGGCGCGCACCCGTCGGCGGGCGGAGGACGCCAGCTGCCGGCAGGCCGTCGGAGTCCGGCCGACCATCTCGGCGACCTCGGCGAAGCGGTAGCGGAAGACGTCGTGCAGGATGAACGCCACGCGCTCGGCCGGCGTCATCGACTCCAGGATGACCAGGAAGGCCATGTTCACCGACTCGTCCAGGGTGACCCAGTCGGCGGGGTCGACCGGCTCGGCCCTGCCGCCGCCCGCCGGTCCGCCGATCCACTCCGTACGGTCGGGCAGCGGCTCGGGTATCCACTCACCGACGTAGCGCTCGCGCCGGAGGCGCGCCGACCCGAGCAGGTCCAGACAGATGCGGGTGGCCACCGTCGTCAGCCAGGCGCCGGGCGACTCGATGGCCTCCTGCCGGGCCTGCGACATCGCGTACCAGCGGGCGCACGTCTCCTGCACGACGTCCTCTGCCTCGACCAGGGAACCGAGCAGCCGGTAGGCGAGATTGATCAGGTGGCGCCGCTCGTCGACGATCACACTCAGCCCCGGCTCGGATGGGGTGCTCATGGGTCGGACCCGCTCCCTGGTTATCCGCTTCCGCTCTTGCCGCGCCCGCCGCTCCGATGACACCGCATCGGCGTGTGAGGCCGGAAGCCCGCCTCACATTTCGCGGGCCCGCGTCGTCGGACTGCCAAGACACTATCGACCAACCGCCGCGAGGCAGAAGAGGGGACCGCGAAATGGCCAACCCGAGGACGGCAGGACAGCGCAGCCTCACGTTCCCGCAGGTCGCCATCGCCCTGCAAACCCTGGCCATCTTCTTCCAGGCGGCCACCGCCGGCCTGCTGTTGGCCTCACACGGCGAGACGCTGCACAGTGTCGGAGCGCGCGTGATGTACGGCGCATCGATGCTGTACCTGCTCGCCGCGATCCTGGCCTGGCGGCCCGGCGGCGGCTCTCCCCGCCCCATGCTGAACGCGGCTGGCTTCCTGGTGCTCGCCTCGGTGCAGGTCGTGCTGGGCATCGCGCACATACCGTCGCTCCACGTCCCCTTGGGCGTCCTGATGTTCGGCCTCAGCGTGCTGGCGCTGAGCCAGGTGTCGGCAGCCCACTTCTCGGAGCGCTCCGGCACCCGGCCGTAACCGCCGCGCCACTCCCCAGGCATCCGTACTCGTCCAGGCCTTCACACCTTCCGTCCGTGTCAAGTGCCTTATCACGAGGCCGCCTTGGCAACCATGACCGACCAGCAGATGTAGAGGAGGTTGACCACCAGCCGGGCTGCTACTCCCACTGGTCGTTCCAGGAACCGGGCCCGGTGGGCCCGGGCGGACCGCAGGGCGTCGAGGTGGGAGACCAGGTAGGCGCTGATGAGTGCAGCGGCGGACCACCCGCCCGCCGCACGCCACCGCGGGGTCAGCACCACTACACCCACCACGATCTCCGCCGCACCGGTGGCGGCGACCAGCAGCGCGGGCCGAGTGAGCCACCGCGGAATGAGGGTGCGGAAGTAGCCGGGCACCAGTAAGTGCGCCACCCCCGCCGCCAGCAGGAAGATCCCCAACGAAACTGCCGCGATACGGTTCACGGCGTGAGCATCGTCCCCGCCCGCGCCTGGGCGCTTGAACGAAACGATCGCCGTCTGGTGTTCGCCTCGGGCCCCGACGGGGCGATGTTCGCCGAGACCGGCGCGTTCGACGTCACCGCGCACCGCCACCCGGTCTGGAAGGTCGTCCTGTCGCCCGACGGACTCGTCGAGACCCGGCCGGCCGGAAGGCGCCCGGTCGCCTCGGCCGGCGTGATAGTGCCGCCTCAACTCCGCCACACCGCTGCCGCCTCCTCCTCCTACACCGCCCTGTTCCTCGACCCGTGGCGGCTGCGTCCGGAACTGGGCCTGACCTGCCTCGACCGGGCCGCCGTGCGCCGCATCCTCGCCGCGCTCGACCGCGGCGCGGCACCCGGCCCGGGCGCCGACCTCGCCGCCGCCGCAGCGGAGCTCACCGCCCTGACCGGCGCGGCACACCGCCTCGATCCCCGCGTCGCCCACGCGATCGCGGAAAGCACCCGCGCCGACCCACCCGCCGCCATCGGCTCCGTCGCCGCCGACGTCGGGCTGTCCCCGCCCCGGCTGCGCGCCCTGGTCCGCGCATCGGTGGGAGTCCCGCTCGTACAGCTGAGGACGTGGACGCGACTGCGTACCGCCGTCGCCGCCCTCCACGACGGCTCGGTGGCCGCGGCCGCCGCGTCGTCCGGCTTCGCCGACCAGGCCCACCTGGCCCGCACCGCCCGCAGTCTCCTCGGGCGCACGCCCGCCTCGATCGGGCGGTCCCCGACCCGTCAGGCGCGCTGAAACAGGTCCCCGGTCCAGAAGCCCTTCCTGACAGCTGACCAGGCTCTGGTCGGCTCGCCGGGGAGGGCCCATCCTGTGCCGTTCGGTTACTGGTCGCTGCTGGTCAGGCCGCGTATCTGTACTCGTTGATGACGCCGCCGAGCACTCGGGTGCGGAGGAGCCGGTGAGCGGTCAGGTCGGCTTTGGGCGCTGGGTGCTCTTGAGCCAGGACGTGTATCGAAAGTGTGTGCGGCGACTGACGTACGGGGGCATGTCACTTTTTAGGGCGCTGCCTTGTCCGAGAGACGGATACCCAGCTGTCGTTCTCGCGAAGAAGGAGACTTTCGTGTTCGCCACCTACCTCGTGGTCATCATCCTCACCTCGGCCGTCAACGGCTTGGCCGCCATGGCCAACTTCATCGGCCACGAGTACCCCAAGAGCCAGGCGGACAAATTGCGCGTGCCTCGGTCCTGGATGCGCCCACTGGGCGCACTGTTGGCGGCGGGGGCGCTGGGACTGCTGGCCGGGTTCGCTGTGCCGGCGCTGGGCACGCTCGCCGCCGCTTGTCTCGTGCTGTACTTCCTGGGTGCGTTGTGTGCCCACCTGCGGGTCCGTGACTACCAGTTGGGCCCCTGGTCCGTATTTTTCTGTCTGCCGGTGGCCGCCCTGGCCGTGAGCTTGGTGTACCACGGCGCGTGGTGAACTGGTGGCGTGATCAGCCCCGCCCCTCAGGAGGAGTTCTCCCAGCCTGTGGGTGGGGGTGCTGGGTCACAGCCATTCGTTGATGGCCGCGACGAGCACGGCTGCTGCGTAGCGGACGGCGAGCTTGTCAGAGGGCGGTATGTGGCGTGTTGTCGTATATGGCGTCACTGGAACGTGTGGCATCGCCGTATCTCCGCTGCCCGTGAGGCCCGGCAGTGCTGGAGTGTCACCCGTGAGCGACCGCCAGTCCTACAAGAGCGACTTGTCCGACGAGCGCTGGGCTCTGATCGAGCCCGTGATCACCTCGTGGAAGGCCCAGCACCCCTCCGTCAGCGGCCACCAGGGCAACTACGACATGCGGGCGCGGACGGTGTGTGAAGCGATGGACATGGAGATCGCTCCCAGCGACATCAACAACGTCCGCCTCAAGCTCAAGCGGCTCGCCGAGCGGGGAATCCTGGTCGAGACCGAGCGGGGGCTGTTCGCGTGGCCGCGACCATAGCCGC
The sequence above is drawn from the Streptomyces kaniharaensis genome and encodes:
- the sigJ gene encoding RNA polymerase sigma factor SigJ codes for the protein MSTPSEPGLSVIVDERRHLINLAYRLLGSLVEAEDVVQETCARWYAMSQARQEAIESPGAWLTTVATRICLDLLGSARLRRERYVGEWIPEPLPDRTEWIGGPAGGGRAEPVDPADWVTLDESVNMAFLVILESMTPAERVAFILHDVFRYRFAEVAEMVGRTPTACRQLASSARRRVRAVQAPAVPAAGQARVVRHFKQAWEARDIETLVGLLDPDATMTADGGGMVGAVLRPVRGSERIAQYLIHIADNAPGLTLLERMVNGHPGLVAQHAGVTATVAAFSLTGGRITRIWAVRNPEKLRSWTENGLN
- a CDS encoding DoxX family protein → MNRIAAVSLGIFLLAAGVAHLLVPGYFRTLIPRWLTRPALLVAATGAAEIVVGVVVLTPRWRAAGGWSAAALISAYLVSHLDALRSARAHRARFLERPVGVAARLVVNLLYICWSVMVAKAAS
- a CDS encoding helix-turn-helix domain-containing protein is translated as MSIVPARAWALERNDRRLVFASGPDGAMFAETGAFDVTAHRHPVWKVVLSPDGLVETRPAGRRPVASAGVIVPPQLRHTAAASSSYTALFLDPWRLRPELGLTCLDRAAVRRILAALDRGAAPGPGADLAAAAAELTALTGAAHRLDPRVAHAIAESTRADPPAAIGSVAADVGLSPPRLRALVRASVGVPLVQLRTWTRLRTAVAALHDGSVAAAAASSGFADQAHLARTARSLLGRTPASIGRSPTRQAR
- a CDS encoding DoxX family protein, which produces MFATYLVVIILTSAVNGLAAMANFIGHEYPKSQADKLRVPRSWMRPLGALLAAGALGLLAGFAVPALGTLAAACLVLYFLGALCAHLRVRDYQLGPWSVFFCLPVAALAVSLVYHGAW